Proteins encoded by one window of Mercenaria mercenaria strain notata chromosome 4, MADL_Memer_1, whole genome shotgun sequence:
- the LOC123551988 gene encoding uncharacterized protein LOC123551988 isoform X1 encodes MRAVLKTVCVLICFIMFIIAFGLCLYSYISSLLYKIVKSTFQQQCLHSCFTTERDILVQQRNDISKLLNQKQKVNGQMKCNYLRDTNTSAYQTTEEGGWCPIATKTKHLGFDRSLATTLAHFFKGKTVGSFGDGPGAYKMEILTTGLVKDYDAYDGAPFCEETSNGSVRFLDLSIPQYGLPVYDWILCLEVAEHIPEEFEAIMIDNIKRHAREGVILSWAIPGQGGYSHVNNRSPEYVIAEMEKIGFHYDSQETNNIRKGAKHRNLQRNINVFLRTVVNNLSIDS; translated from the exons ATGAGAGCAGTGTTAAAAACAGTTTgtgttttaatttgtttcattATGTTTATAATAGCATTTGGATTATGCCTCTACTCATATATAAGCTCGTTGTTATACAAG ATCGTGAAAAGTACTTTCCAGCAGCAATGCTTACACAGCTGCTTTACTACTGAGAGAGATATTCTTGTTCAACAAAGAAATGACATTTCTAAACTGCTAAATCAAAAGCAAAAAGTCAATGGCCAAATGAAATGCAAC TATTTAAGAGATACAAATACATCTGCATATCAGACAACCGAAGAAGGGGGCTGGTGCCCGATAGCCACAAAGACAAAACATTTAGGATTTGATAGAAGTCTTGCTACAACTTTGGCACACTTTTTTAAAG GAAAAACAGTAGGAAGTTTTGGAGACGGTCCTGGGGCATACAAAATGGAAATACTGACAACAGGATTGGTAAAAGATTATGACGCGTATGACGGAGCACCGTTTTGTGAAGAAACAAGTAATGGCTCTGTGCGTTTTCTTGATCTATCCATACCACAGTATGGGCTTCCTGTTTATGACTGGATTTTGTGTCTTGAAGTTGCTGAACATATACCAGAAGAATTTGAAGCCATAATGATAGATAATATCAAGCGTCATGCTCGTGAAGGAGTAATTTTAAGTTGGGCTATACCTGGGCAGGGAGGTTACTCACACGTCAATAATCGATCACCAGAATATGTAATTGctgaaatggaaaaaataggattTCACTATGATTCACAGGAAACAAATAACATTAGAAAGGGCGCAAAGCATAGAAATCTTCAGAGAAATATAAACGTTTTCCTACGAACTGTGGTCAACAACTTGTCAATTGATTCCTAA
- the LOC123551988 gene encoding uncharacterized protein LOC123551988 isoform X2, producing MRAVLKTVCVLICFIMFIIAFGLCLYSYISSLLYKYLRDTNTSAYQTTEEGGWCPIATKTKHLGFDRSLATTLAHFFKGKTVGSFGDGPGAYKMEILTTGLVKDYDAYDGAPFCEETSNGSVRFLDLSIPQYGLPVYDWILCLEVAEHIPEEFEAIMIDNIKRHAREGVILSWAIPGQGGYSHVNNRSPEYVIAEMEKIGFHYDSQETNNIRKGAKHRNLQRNINVFLRTVVNNLSIDS from the exons ATGAGAGCAGTGTTAAAAACAGTTTgtgttttaatttgtttcattATGTTTATAATAGCATTTGGATTATGCCTCTACTCATATATAAGCTCGTTGTTATACAAG TATTTAAGAGATACAAATACATCTGCATATCAGACAACCGAAGAAGGGGGCTGGTGCCCGATAGCCACAAAGACAAAACATTTAGGATTTGATAGAAGTCTTGCTACAACTTTGGCACACTTTTTTAAAG GAAAAACAGTAGGAAGTTTTGGAGACGGTCCTGGGGCATACAAAATGGAAATACTGACAACAGGATTGGTAAAAGATTATGACGCGTATGACGGAGCACCGTTTTGTGAAGAAACAAGTAATGGCTCTGTGCGTTTTCTTGATCTATCCATACCACAGTATGGGCTTCCTGTTTATGACTGGATTTTGTGTCTTGAAGTTGCTGAACATATACCAGAAGAATTTGAAGCCATAATGATAGATAATATCAAGCGTCATGCTCGTGAAGGAGTAATTTTAAGTTGGGCTATACCTGGGCAGGGAGGTTACTCACACGTCAATAATCGATCACCAGAATATGTAATTGctgaaatggaaaaaataggattTCACTATGATTCACAGGAAACAAATAACATTAGAAAGGGCGCAAAGCATAGAAATCTTCAGAGAAATATAAACGTTTTCCTACGAACTGTGGTCAACAACTTGTCAATTGATTCCTAA